The genomic DNA GTGGAACCGCTCGCACCAGAACAGGGCGTTCGCGATGAGAAAATTCCGCACCTCGTGCCGTCCGAAGTTGAAGATGAGGGTTCCCCAGTCCTGGTGCGCCCCCTGACGCGGGTCGGCATGTTCATACAGCGACGTGCCATCGAACTGCGCGAGGGCCCAGGTGTCCCTCGGGAAGTGCGCGGGCACCCAGTCCACAATCACACCGATCCCGGCCTCATGAAGGGCATTCACCAGGAACTGGAAGTCGTCGGGCGTTCCGAAACGGCTGGTCGGGGCGTGGAAGCCGGTGACCTGGTAGCCCCAGCTCGGGTAAAAGGCGTGCTCGGCGACCGGCAGGAACTCCACATGGGTGAAGCCCAGCCGGCGCACATACTCGATCAGCGGCGCCGCCAGCTCGCGGTAGCCCAAGGCTTCCCAGCCGGATTTTCGGCGCCAGGAACCGAGGTGCATTTCGTAGATGCTCATCGGACGCCGCAGCGGGTTGGCCTCCGCCCTGCCGCGGATCCATTCGGCATCCGTCCAAACAAACCGCCGGTTGTTCCAAACAACCGACGCATGCTTGGGCGGCACCTCGTACAGCGATGCAAACGGGTCGGTCACGACCTTCAGGTTGCCGTGGGCATCAAGCAGTTCGAACTGGTACAGCGCCCCCTCGCCGACCCCCGGAATGAAGAGCTCCCAGATGCCCGAGGATCCCAGGAGTCGCATCGGATGCCTCCGCCCGTCCCAGGCGTTGAAGTCCCCGACCACCGAAACCCTGCGGGCATTCGGCGCCCACACCGCGAAGGCAGTGCCCTGGACGCCGTCCGGATCGCGCAGGTGAGCGCCAAGGACATCAAACAGGCGCTGGTGGTTGCCCTGATTGAACAGGTATTGGTCCGTCTCACCGACGCTGGGAAGGAAGGAGTAGGGGTCGCGCCCCTGGAACCGGCTCCCGGCGCCATCGGTCACGACGAGGTCGTACGCGTACACCGCGCGCGCCTTCCGGCTGACGCCCTCAAACACGCAGGTGTCTCCGAGTCGCTTCAGGGCGAACCGGGGGCCGGCACCGGCATGAACGGGAACCACCTCCACCCGGGCGGCTCCGGGGATCATCGCCCGCGCGACCAGCCCGGAGCCATCACCCAGCGGCTGCAACCCCAGCAACGAGTGGGGGGAAGGATGCAGCAGGTGGCTGAGCGACTCCAGTTCCGCCGGCGCCAGGATCATGGTCGGGAGGATGAAGCGAATGGGGGAACTTCAAAGCCTTCTTTGGACCCCGATTCCTCACGACCACAGAGGTCCACCCACCGACCGGGCAGGGATGACAACGATTCGCATCCTTCCGGGAGTCGCCGCTGATGGGGCCGCGGCGGCGGGCATGTCTGCCTGGAAGGGATCCGCTGGTTGAAGTCTCCGATTCGAGGGCCCGCGCTCCTCGGCATCCCAATGGACTGCTGCAGACCGGATCCCTCATCGCCGGATTGGGCCGGGCTGCATCGGGCTCCGGAACTCCAGAGGGGCGAACGCTCATTCCATCGGACCGATCAGTTCGACAAAGGTGCCGTCCGGGTCCTGGACGAGTACGAACTGGGTGGTACCACCGATGGATACGGGTGTGTCCCCGAGCAGCTTCACATTATGCTCACGGATCCGGGAGAGGAACGGCTTCAACGCCTTGACTTGGATGGTGATGTATTGCGGGCCGGTGTCGTCCTGAATGTGCTGCTTCTTTGGCGGCACGGCCGGCTTGGCGAAGCTCATGAGCTTCCAGTCCGTGGCCGCCTTGCCGTCACCGAGCCTGAGCACCGTGATGTCCACCGGGACGCCACCGGTCAGCCCGGTGCGCCGGGCCATGTCCGCATTCACCGTGAAGGTGCCGGTCTTTTTCATGCCGATGACCTTCGTGTAGAATTCAAGGGATTTGTCCAGGTCACTGACCACGACGCCGACAGAAATGGTCTCGCTGGCGAATTCGTCCGACTCGGCGGCCCCGTGGGTCCAGAGCAGCGCAGCAGGGACAAGGACGGTGCAGAGGCGCAATAGTGTGTTCATGTTCCGGCGGTCAGGTTGAACCGCCGCTGGCCGCACGGCGACGGGAAATTTGGCCGGTGAGTGCCCCGGGGCGACGGCCGTCCACTCGGCCGCAATCTCGAAGAGGCGGCGGAGTTGATCGCCCTCCAATCAAGGCGATGGCGGGTTCCCGTCTTGACCGCGTGTCCAACAGCAGGCGCGATTCGTGTCGTGTCTCTCAAATGGATGGAGGGATTTCCATTGTGAATGTCGAGGACGACGCGGTGTTTTTGAGCAAAAGCGGCCAAGGATTACTTCAGACGTTTACGAGGCACTACCCTAGCAACCGGTTGCGGCGATACAGCCATGCAGCGGACCAACAGAGGGTCAGGCCCTCGGTCCCCAACAGTGACACACGGAAGCCGATGCCTTGACGGAAAGCTGGAAAGCTGGAAAGCTGGGACCGTGAAAACTACCTTGGATTTACCCGGCGACCTCGTCCGCGAGATGAAACTTCGCGCCGCCCGCCAGGGTCGCAAACTTCGGGACGTGGCCGCTGAGATTGTCCGCCGCGGCCTGGCCGAAGCCCCAAAGGGCGCGAAGCGGCACCGGGTGCAACTGCCGTTGATCCAATGCGGATGCCCACCGGCATCCATCCGGGAATTGACGCCGGACGAGGTGGCGGGCGTGCTCCTAAGGCAGGAGGCGGAATGGAGCCATGGTGCTGCCGGACGTTAACCTCTGGCTGGCTCTGGCCCTTTCCGGGCACTCGCATCATGCCGCTGCGCGCGCCTGGATGGACGGACAGGAGGCGTTTGGCAGCATCTGCTTTTGCCGGGCGACGCAGCAGGGACTTCTTCGGTTGCTCACGACCGCGGAGGTGATGGCACGCTATGGGATTCCACCGCGCACCAACCGGGAGGCTTGGGAGGTGGTCGGGTGCTTCATGGCGGACGAGCGCATCACGTTCGCGAACGAACCCGAGGGGGTGGAGGAAGCATGGAAGGCGTTCGCTCTCCGGGACGGAACTTCGCCGAAGCTTTGGATGGATGCATGGCTCGCCGCGTTCGCGTTGCGCTGCGGATTCCAGATGGTGACGACAGACCAGGCGTTCTCCCAATTCAGGGGCCTGGACCTGCTGGTGGTAAAAGCAGGGAGAGCGTGAACCTCCCCAACCGGAATGCGGGTTCTCCCGGCCCCCCTCGCGTTCGTGTCGCCGTCATCCCGGAACGTGAAGTCTGCGCGCCGGCGTCAAAACTCACGGAGCTCGACCCTCGCAATTT from Verrucomicrobiia bacterium includes the following:
- the glgB gene encoding 1,4-alpha-glucan branching protein GlgB; amino-acid sequence: MILAPAELESLSHLLHPSPHSLLGLQPLGDGSGLVARAMIPGAARVEVVPVHAGAGPRFALKRLGDTCVFEGVSRKARAVYAYDLVVTDGAGSRFQGRDPYSFLPSVGETDQYLFNQGNHQRLFDVLGAHLRDPDGVQGTAFAVWAPNARRVSVVGDFNAWDGRRHPMRLLGSSGIWELFIPGVGEGALYQFELLDAHGNLKVVTDPFASLYEVPPKHASVVWNNRRFVWTDAEWIRGRAEANPLRRPMSIYEMHLGSWRRKSGWEALGYRELAAPLIEYVRRLGFTHVEFLPVAEHAFYPSWGYQVTGFHAPTSRFGTPDDFQFLVNALHEAGIGVIVDWVPAHFPRDTWALAQFDGTSLYEHADPRQGAHQDWGTLIFNFGRHEVRNFLIANALFWCERFHVDGLRVDAVASMLYLDYSRKEGEWIPNAHGGRENLEAVEFLKGFNHHVGVNHPGVVTIAEESTAWPMVSRPPWLGGLGFTLKWNMGWMHDTLGYFQRDPIHRRYHQNDLTFAMLYHGHENFVLPLSHDEVVHGKGSLRQRMPGDDWQAFANLRALLGHQWMFPGKKLLFMGGEFGQSAEWNANAELDWWLLEAGPYHAGVRKWVADLNAFYTSEPALWRGDYDSDGFWWVDCGDHANSVMSFIRHDRETGNHVLAILNLTPNPLYAYRVGLPLPGRWSEVLNSDAAAYGGGNLGNAGGVIAEDYAVHNQRHSAAFTLPPLSVIVFRREP
- a CDS encoding VOC family protein, with amino-acid sequence MNTLLRLCTVLVPAALLWTHGAAESDEFASETISVGVVVSDLDKSLEFYTKVIGMKKTGTFTVNADMARRTGLTGGVPVDITVLRLGDGKAATDWKLMSFAKPAVPPKKQHIQDDTGPQYITIQVKALKPFLSRIREHNVKLLGDTPVSIGGTTQFVLVQDPDGTFVELIGPME
- a CDS encoding antitoxin, producing MKTTLDLPGDLVREMKLRAARQGRKLRDVAAEIVRRGLAEAPKGAKRHRVQLPLIQCGCPPASIRELTPDEVAGVLLRQEAEWSHGAAGR
- a CDS encoding PIN domain-containing protein, encoding MVLPDVNLWLALALSGHSHHAAARAWMDGQEAFGSICFCRATQQGLLRLLTTAEVMARYGIPPRTNREAWEVVGCFMADERITFANEPEGVEEAWKAFALRDGTSPKLWMDAWLAAFALRCGFQMVTTDQAFSQFRGLDLLVVKAGRA